The sequence AAAATGGTTCTCTGAAAGTAGACATTTTTAAACCCCTGCTCTAAAGCAGTTCAACAGATATCGCTGAGACTTGCATAGCATAAGCACAGTCATTGTCTGTAGAAGACTGGAGGGGAGTTTCCCCCACACACATCAGTCTTAAAGAAAAAGTTTACAAGATCTATTCTTTGGTTTGTAGGAGGAGGAAGGCTCAGTAGACGTTTTCCGTGTTATCCCCATGGACTCTGTGGTGAAAGAGGAGCTGCTTCCTCCAGGTGAATGGTTGATTGTTGTCACTTTGCTTCTCCACTTCTGGAGGGTGGCTGGAGAGCTAGGGAATCTCCTGCAGCACCAGGGTGGACACACAATGCAATTTTTGTACGCTTGTGCAGTTCATCCTTTTTTTTCTAAGTATTAATTCAGCATTTGTTCTATGTTCCCCATATTTCATAAGTCATATGTTTGTGCGTACAATTATTCTCCTGCTGTGTGCTTGCCAGCTTTGGTGTTTTGCTGACGAATGCAAGCAGGGAGAAGTGACAATGAAAAGCAGCCCCATTGTTGGGGAGAAATCCAGCTCTTCTGTTTGCACCAACCAGGGAGATATTCTGCGGGAGCAAAGCACCAATTAAACAGCGATAGGTAaaaatggagatgtaaaaatacctaGACACCAGATAGCATTTCCTTTGGTAGCAGAAAGTCATATGCATTACAAAGTGTAAGTGAAGGTTAACCTAACTTAGAAACCCTAGGCTGGTCTTCTGTTTTTGTGTGTCTGttagatttgtatcccactcttacctcccaagggagcccagggtggctaaaaAGAATACTACACAGCCAGACAGCCAAAATGGTTCTCTTACTCAACAGCAAGGCAATCAGACAGCATTAAACAGTCATTGCAAAGTTTAATATGGATGTGTTGCATTTCAGCATTTGAAGTAGTCCCTGATTCTGGGCTCCAGGACCAGTTTAAACGTAAGAGAAGTGAGAGTGCAGAAGACGTGGAAAGCAGCAAGCCACCTTCCCTTGAAGTGAACTCTGTGGTACGGATCAACTTAGGCAAGGGAAACTCAGTCACGGGAACCATCTGTTGGATTGGCTGCCTGCCTGAAGCTCAGCAGAAAATGGCTGGAGTTGAGCTGGTAAGAATACAATCTCTTTATTGGTTCTGTGTCTTTGACTGCCCTAATGTCACATTTTAGTGCCGTGAAGAGGTGAAGCACAGGATTGGTGTATGCAGTTGGGAGCCATCACCATGAGTGAATGGGTAGCGATTGACaaggctgctttggagaggaaaacCCTCTCAGAAATGGGTCATTAGTGCCAGAGGCCTTGAGACTGAGAATGTGGTGGCCCCAGTTTGCCTCTTGGCTGTCTTCAGTGCCACTGATTGAAAGAGGAGATGTAACTCAGCCGCAGGACCCAAGAGGCATGTGAGGGCTGCTCGCCTCTTGACAGGAAGAACAGAAGATGGTCGTGGGACAACTTCCCTCTGAGGTTTTCCTTGAGGAGTCCTTCAGTGTTCCATCTTGTCTGTTTTCCTTGTTCATGACTCTGCTGGGTGAGATTCTGAGTTACTCTCCTCAACCTatcttgcttgcctgcctgcctgagatATTTCACCCTCCCTTTCAGGATGAAGATAAAGGTGTTTCAGATGGCGAGTTGCAGGGGGTCCGCTACTTCAGTTGCCAGCCAAAACGCGGCCTCTTTGTAAGGCTGGAGTCATGCCAGCCAGATATGCGCTTCCAGTGCAACAGCCACATCTCTCCAGAGTCCACTGAGTTGAGTAAGTTCCCTTTCTCCATTCAAGATATATTCCTAGTATACTGCATTGGTGAGGCTGGTGAGGATCAAGTGATCAGCTTGCTACCAGCTGCTCATAATGTCCAATTGtggctctccccccacccccttgctTGTTGCCCTTCCCACAGTTTCACTGCCAATGGATTAAGGAGAGACCCCAGTATTGCAAGCTGTTGTCACGTAGAACCTTTCTCTGATATGGCtgtgaggcagtgatggctaccaactttttttagttactgtgaacagcccagagagcttctgctatggggtggtatataaatacaataaataaataaaataaagaaacttggatggcttgaaaaaaggattagacaaatccatggaggataaggctattagtggctactagaCATAgtggctgccccccccccgccggCTGTTGAAGgtagtatgtttctgaatgccagttgctggaaagtgcaggaggggaccatgttgctgtgctcaggtcctgcttgtgggcttcccacgggcaactggttgaccactatgagaacaggaagtTGGGCTAGATGgggccctggcctgatccagctggctcttctaaTGTTATGTGTTCTTAAAGAGTCTCTCTGCTGTGACTACACAAGTCATGCATTGGGGATAAACAGCAGAGACTTATTGCAATATGGCATGCAGTTAGGATCTCTGGTTTGTTGCACCATATCTTACAGCTTAAAAAAAGAGAGCTAACTTTTCAAGAACAAAGTTATTTTagagtcactttttaaaaagaggaagcaTCTGTTTCAGATGGACAGGATTCCCCTGCGGTACTAAGCAATTCGCCTCCTCTCAGGAATGATGTGGCTGTAAATGTCCTACAAGGACGGATGAGAGGAATCCAGGGCCACTGCAACTCCTGCTACATGGATGCTGCGCTTTTCAGGTAGGTGGGTATGCTTGCCTCCCTTACAAACCTGTGCACAAGTGGGTTCCTTTTGGTAACTGAACTAGGCCTATGCAGTTTAAGTGAAACAGCCCCCTTTGCATGCTGTTAGGAGTTCCAAGggctgcttgttgttgttgtgtgccttcaagttgactacgacttatggtgaccctgtgaatcagcggcctcccagagcatctgtcatgaaccaccctgttcagatcttgtaagttcagctctgtggcttccttgatggaatcagtccatctcttgtttggccttcctctttttctactcccttctgtttttctcagcattattgtcttctctagtgaatcaggtctgctcatgatgtgtccaaagtatgataacctcagtttcatcataagGGGTGCTTAGAACATGCATAATTATGTTTCTTCTCTCATGACGCAGCCTCTCCTGTGCTGAAGGATTTTGTAGCACCATCAAACTCAGTCTGATGGAAAAATCTCTTCTCCTCCTGTTGATGTTGTcgcttcagtttctctctgtctccatctgtttttttaaaaaagtccactACTTTGAGGTGTTGCTGCCAGCCTAGCAGCGTTACCAAGTGCGTCCTCTCTCACCACAGCCTCTTCTCCTGCACCTCTGTCTTGGATTCCATGCTCTTCAAGCCTTCCCTCCCACCTGATGTGCACGTTCAGAAGATCCTCCGGGACAAGATAGTCAACCCTCTTAGGCAGTGAGTACCTAACCATGTGACCCAACCAATTGGAGCAACCCACCTCTGCTTCCAGCTCTCTCAGCTCTAGTCCttgtctctgtttctctctctgtgtttttgtGCTTCCGCAATTGCATCATGCAAATATACCTTTGTGTCATGTGTTGCATTCTGCATCCTCAAAGCTGACAAAGTTTTAGCATCTATTTAAAAGCCAATAACACATCTTGAATTTCTAGCCCCTCTACCTGTAACATAAGTTTTGAGCCTGCCAAAATCCAAGAAGCTAGAACAGGATGAACTCTCGGATTTCAGTAGCTTTAACTGGGGTTTTGGGGTAGGTCCttgtttcttccccctccctccctttcagaAGCAGAAGACATTATACAAAATAAGGAAATATGGGCTCATTGTATTAATAAGTAATGTCCTGTCGGCAGTTTAATGCATTGAGGGGTCAAAATTAGGATTTTGGGGTATATGACATGCATGTATGCAGAGCACGCATTAACATTGTGTCTTGTCAGCATCCTGAAGAGATTCTACCATCTCCTTCCCTGCTCAGGAAAGGTTTTGTTGCTGCAAGCAATGTGATGGACCTCCGACACCAGTTGACTGAGAAGGGGGAGTGTTCCAGTTTTGCCACTTCTGAGAAAGGtgattctccctctctctccccccacccccctccTTTCTACTCTGGAGTAGAAGGTGCTGTGTCTGATCTGCAATTTACTTTGCCCTTTTAGACCCTGAGGAGTTTCTTAATCTCATTATGCATCGCATCCTTGGGATAGAGCCACTTCTCAAACTCCAGTAAGTTAACTTTTCACCCTCCAAGGGTTAAAAATAcgggctgtcttgttcgggggcTAGGAAGAAATAGTTGTGTTTGCAGGGCCTTGATACCTCAGAGGAAGATGAACAGGCTGCCTAGCGACTTAAAGTGGTGGAGAGAAGCTGTCAAAACATGTCTTTGTGGAGAGGAAGGAAAGGGGTGCCACTCTAGGCCTGGACACTGTGCCAAAGGAATGTTGAGAGTGGAACCACCTGTGCATAGGTGTCTCCCCAGATATATTGCCTTCCGGAAATAACTTTTTTAAATCCTGGTAGAGCAGGGGTgactgacctgtggccctccagatgttgctggactacacctcctgccagcctcagccagcaatgggcaatagtcagggattgtgggaattgtagttcagtcacatctggatggccaaaggctAGCCAACCCTATAGTAGGGGTAAATTGCAGGGAAGAGCACAAGAGATGCCATTGCTAATTGATTCTTTTGACTAGGTTGTTAGTGAATTAGTATTCAATTTTTAATGTGTTGACTTGAAGTGTGGAGAGCCTGTTGGAGGGGAAGTTTATGGAGGCAAATCCAGGTTTTCCTGGTCTCCGGTTGACATTACCAAAAGTGGGGTGTGGAGGAATGCTCAGAACTGGGGAGTCTGGCTTCTGTGCAGCTGCATCTCTGTGGCCCTTAgatgggatggggaggaagaggcCTAAGGAGTTCCTTTCTGTTCCGTTGCACTTTTGAAGCACCTAAAATCGCCCTAATGATTCTGTTTGCGGGAGTGGGTTGGAGTAATTGGACAACCCCAGCGGAGTCACCTGCCTGCTGCTTTCAGGTCTGGAAGGCTGAAGGAGCAAGAGTCCTACTGCTACCAGATATTTATGGACAAGCAGGAGGACTTGGTGGTGCCCAATGTACAGCAGCTGGTGGAACATTCCTTCCTCTCATCTGACCTCAAGCTGGTGGAGGTGAGTGACTGTGACCCCTGGCCCCATCTTGCTATGGGCTATTCAGCATTGTGGTCTTCCAGTGTGTAACTTGGGTTTCCATTGGCGGGTAAATAGAAGTGGCTGTAAATGAGGCTCTTGATGCTCTGCAACGAAAGGGTTTCCAAGGTATCACCAAGAAAGACAATGTCTATGAAACTTGGTATCCATTTATAGTCTATGTAAATCAAAAAGAACATGGTAGAGAACCTCTACCACATTACGTTCGAATCTGGAACGCCTAACATTGTATGTGAGTtaattttgtcttttttgtttcAGTATTTGTAAGTTGATAGACAGTGATAGGTGCTTTAAAAACTCATATTGATATATGTATGTGTCCTATATTTTTTTGCTTTTAACTTTATCTTAAGAATTTTCTGGTCTCTATTATATATGGGCTTTAAATTCAATATTCTGCAGCAAATGGGAAGGGGGAGTTTCAGGTTTGTTCTGGTTATATAATTTTCTTTTTATCTCAAGCGGTACTCGTGTTTGGAGGCTGTAATTAACGTGTAATTCTGTATCAtaaaaagttaataataataattataaaaaaaaaaataaacaaaagggtTTCCAGATTCTGTGCTCAAAATAAATTATCCCAGACAGTGCAATGCATGCACTGGAAACGGTCCACAGCCCAGTCGAAGAGCTCGTGAAAAAgatttccaggttcaattccaggcATGTCAGGTAGCAGGTGAAAGGAAAGAAAACCTTTCTCTGTCTGAGACCTTGGAGGatcactgccaatcagagtaggcaatactggactCGATGGACCAGCGGGGTTTTGACCCAGTAGAAAGCACCTTCATACATCCATTCAATCTTGTTGGGTGGCTTTATTCGGTTTgcagattttatcctcacaatgaaaGGAACTGTCTCATCTGACCTGTGCAGTGGGGCAGTGCCACCCACCCATCAGCACCAAACTGACAAGCACTATGCAATCCAGAGCACAACATCCTGCAAGATGATACCAAGTGCTATGCACTGAAAACGTTTGGGAGGCTTagggggacaaagagaactagaaatggtcctcaaatgcaaagatagatcactgaagtcaggatcattcggaccatggtattcccgatgtatatgtagggatgtgaaagttggacagtgaaaaaactggatgagagaaaaatcaactcatttgaaatgtggtggtggaggagagctttgcgcataccatagactgcgaaaaagtcaaataattgggtgttagaacaaattaaactagaactatcactagaagctaaaatgatgaaactgaggttaacatactttgaacgcataatgagaagacatgattcactagaaaagacaataatgctggggaaaacagaagggagtagaaaaagaggaaggccaaacaagagatggattgattccataaaggaagccacagacctgaacttacaagatctgaacagggtggttcatgacagatgctcttggaggtcgctgattcatagggtcgccataagttgtaatcaacttgaaggcacataaccaccacAACAAAGGGGGACAAAATTCTAACAGTGGCGAGAGAGTCTTACTAAAGTGACTCAGAAAATGTCAGCAGAGGTCATGTCTCTTGAAGAACTGTTGCACTTCCAGCTGCTGCAGCTTTTCATGCAGAGGTGAGAAGATGTGGACCTGCCGAAATGCCCTCTTCTACACAGCTGAgacccagtgtggcgtagtggttaaggtgctggactacgacctgggagaccagggtttgaatccccacatagccatgaagctcactgggtgaccttgggccagtcactgcctctcagcctcggaggaaggcaatggtaaaccccctctgaataccatgaaaaccctcttcatggggctgccataagtcaggatcgacttgaaggcagtccatttccatttacacaACTCTGGGATACAGGAGCTTGTACTGGAGATCAATCTGCTATGTGGCTGTAAGCCGATAGACCATCTTGTGTGTGGATGCACACCACCCAAAGGTTATGTACTGTGACTGCTTGGAAATATCTGGCTGGAAAGGAAGTCCTGGTGACTTGGTTTGCATTTTTCTCTGTCTAGATTCCATCCTGCTTTATCCTTCAAATGCCCCGTTTTGGGAAGGAATACAAAATGTTCAGCAAGATCATTCCCTCCTTGGAGCTGGACATCACGGATCTGCTGCTGGATAGTAAGATAGCGATGGGGACGCAGCCGCAAACGTACTATTGCTCGCACTGCCTGGTTCCCCTTGCTTAGGATCTCATGTGACATTGTACAACGGCACTGTGTGAAACCAGTGATTGTTCAGGGAATGAATCCATTACCGTGGCCTGTACAACTGGCCCAAATGGGACGAGCCCTAGAACTGGAGGTTCTAATGCCTGCTGGttcatggagctcactgggtgtcctcaGGTGCAAATCCTTATCCCTTAGCTTAATTTTAATCATAGGACAGTTGTAAGAATAAGTATGAGGAGAGTCGTAAAGTGTTTTGTAGGTGATTTAGTCTGTCTGTGGGGAAAGAGcctgctgtttctttctttctctgtgagCCTCGTACATATATTACTTCCTTGTGGCCTGGAGGCTGCTGTGGGAAGCTAGCCAGGCTACCTTTGTGATCTAAGCAACAAtacataaatttatttttatttattattttatttataccccgcccttccttccagcaggagcccagggcggcaaacagaaacactaaaaacaccttaaaacatcataaaaagaccttaaactacattaaaacaaaacaatgttaaaaacattttaaaaaaaactttaaaaacatctttttaaaaaaaatggttaaagacatattaaaagcaattctaacagaggcagactgggataggtttcaacttaaatgTGGTTTGGAAGCCAGCGATGGGAAAAGAGACTTTGCAGTGGGAACCGTGCTACGAAAGATTGCTTAGCCATCCTGAGGCCCAGTTCATTTCTCAGTGAAAAGTACCTCCTGTATGGTAGGTCGGGCTCTGAAAGGCCCAAGGTCTGTTCTTTGGGTTCTTGTTGCAGGCCCCAGGGAGTGCTTTGTGTGTGGAGATGTTGCCACTCAAGAATGCTCAGCATGCTTTAAAGACAAGATGTTTGCAGACACGGGACTGAAGCAGTATTGCGATTCTTGTTGCACTCAGGTATGTCCTTTTTCTTGGCAGTATGGTGGGCAGTTCCATGCATCAGGAGGCCTGGATTCATGCCTGCCGCTCTTGAGACttcagggaaggaggaaaggaaccCTTTTCTGGAGGGGACTGCATTGATGAACATGGTATACATTGGAGTGGTCAGCCAGGATGCTGCTGGCTATATCTGGCTCCCTCAAAGGTTTCTTTTGCCCCCAAGAACTCTCTCCAAATAGCAGCCCCTGAAGCTATTATGAGCAGCAGCAGGAGCGACTTTTAAATTTAGCACTAAATGCAATTCCTGCTCGGACTGGCTCCACTTGTGAGCTCTCCATCAGAGCTCCTGAGTGGAGCTGATTCCTGTCACAAGTGGGGCTTGAATTCAAATTCTGCAGGGATCTTTGCAGCTACAACTTGACATCAAGCCAGGGCAgcggaggaggaaagagagaatCGTGTGGGGTATTCTTAGCCTGCAGACGGTGGGACAGGTCTTGATCTAACCTGacggctggatccagttcccttTTAGAAGATGTTTTTCCCAAAAACTGACATGACCGCTTGAGATGCCTGGGAACTGTCAGCTTCTGCATTACAGGTTGTACGTTCAGAAAGTTATTGTATGATCATGGCTGTGTGCCTTTGATGCTCCCTTAAAAATATCCAAATTCAATGAGTCAGACAAACTGTGGAAATTGGACAAATTTCCTTACCTTTTCTTaattcttctgttctttttctaTGTAACATTTGGAAGCTTTTGATAGAGAAGAGAAAACTAGGAAAAGGTTT is a genomic window of Rhineura floridana isolate rRhiFlo1 chromosome 1, rRhiFlo1.hap2, whole genome shotgun sequence containing:
- the LOC133375476 gene encoding ubiquitin carboxyl-terminal hydrolase CYLD-like — protein: MNTAIMISSHQLSPGDKNMYYILTEDYPYGSKLFHAGNICYLNEQTYLRYISMSSTRFWRFVMEEDGSVVTMDIEIPQLLSDKMANYLSAISNVHERLNCFLVRHVLDAAMKARCSQQVFVELDHQTFPGTICYIGKLHKSSLLSGLCPIYFGVELQGDGEGKGHCDGTYNGTQYFKCKKDCGLFLPCNKLQFVSEPENDKVKQEANLDAVGAMPVKVGDTLGFYLDDALMRGIAMDVFKEGSTWMVKVCPEEEGSVDVFRVIPMDSVVKEELLPPAFEVVPDSGLQDQFKRKRSESAEDVESSKPPSLEVNSVVRINLGKGNSVTGTICWIGCLPEAQQKMAGVELDEDKGVSDGELQGVRYFSCQPKRGLFVRLESCQPDMRFQCNSHISPESTELNGQDSPAVLSNSPPLRNDVAVNVLQGRMRGIQGHCNSCYMDAALFSLFSCTSVLDSMLFKPSLPPDVHVQKILRDKIVNPLRQKGFVAASNVMDLRHQLTEKGECSSFATSEKDPEEFLNLIMHRILGIEPLLKLQSGRLKEQESYCYQIFMDKQEDLVVPNVQQLVEHSFLSSDLKLVEIPSCFILQMPRFGKEYKMFSKIIPSLELDITDLLLDSPRECFVCGDVATQECSACFKDKMFADTGLKQYCDSCCTQAHSHYQRKAHQLTKLHIPQEFCRGSHLGSRRVPRERLELFAVLCIETSHYVSFVKYGPEKENWMFFDSMADRHGDENGFNIPTVTLCPEVAKYLEMPVATLAMEQPRDMEGVAKRLFCDAYMYMYQSKKMALYK